From the Aquitalea magnusonii genome, one window contains:
- the rng gene encoding ribonuclease G, which yields MLHQSIPLPRDIQRPKEQILVNITPQETRVAVLEDSIVQELHVERAASRGIVGNIYLGQVKRVLPGMQSAFIEIGLERAAFLHIADVLEQRQHPTEPQRIEKMLFEGQTVLVQVIKDPIGTKGARLSTQISLAGRFLVHLPQEEHIGISQKIESESERHSLKARLEKLLPPSTPRGYIIRTSAETATDTELQADIEYLSKLWADIRHKSQHLPAQSLLYEDLPLAVRVLRDMVSDTTEHVIVDSTENYSRMVEFAEQYVQSAVRKIERYSGERPLFELFSIEAEIDKALSRRVNLKFGGYLIIDQTEAMTTIDVNTGGFVGNRNFDETIFKTNLEATQAIARQLRLRNLGGIIIVDFIDMDNEEHQTAVLSEVAKALARDRTRVTLNGFTSLGLVEITRKRTRESLAHVLCEPCPTCQGRGEIKTAQTVCYEVQREIVREARQFDAKGYRILAAQPVIDMFLDEESQSLAMLVDFIGKPISLSVESTYTQEQFDVVLL from the coding sequence ATGCTGCATCAGTCCATTCCGCTGCCGCGCGACATCCAGCGCCCCAAGGAACAAATCCTCGTCAACATCACCCCGCAGGAAACCCGCGTGGCGGTGCTGGAGGACTCCATCGTGCAGGAGCTGCACGTGGAACGCGCCGCCAGCCGCGGTATTGTCGGCAATATCTATCTGGGCCAGGTCAAGCGCGTGCTGCCCGGCATGCAGAGCGCCTTCATCGAAATCGGCCTGGAACGGGCGGCTTTCCTGCATATCGCCGATGTGCTGGAACAGCGTCAGCATCCCACCGAGCCGCAGCGCATTGAGAAAATGCTGTTCGAAGGCCAGACCGTGCTGGTACAGGTGATCAAGGACCCGATCGGCACCAAGGGTGCGCGGCTGTCCACGCAAATCTCGCTGGCCGGGCGTTTCCTGGTGCATCTGCCGCAGGAAGAACACATCGGCATCTCGCAAAAGATCGAGAGCGAGTCGGAACGCCACAGCCTGAAGGCGCGGCTGGAAAAGCTGCTGCCGCCCAGCACGCCGCGTGGCTACATCATCCGCACCAGCGCGGAAACCGCCACCGATACCGAGCTGCAGGCTGACATCGAATACCTGTCCAAGCTGTGGGCCGACATCCGCCACAAATCGCAGCACCTGCCGGCGCAAAGCCTGCTGTACGAAGACCTGCCGCTGGCGGTGCGCGTGCTGCGCGACATGGTGAGCGACACCACCGAGCACGTGATTGTCGACTCGACTGAAAACTACAGCCGCATGGTGGAATTTGCCGAGCAATACGTGCAGTCCGCCGTGCGCAAGATCGAGCGCTATTCGGGCGAACGGCCACTGTTCGAGCTGTTTTCCATCGAGGCGGAAATCGACAAGGCATTGTCGCGGCGGGTGAACCTGAAGTTTGGCGGCTACCTGATCATCGACCAGACCGAAGCGATGACCACCATCGATGTCAACACCGGCGGCTTTGTCGGCAACCGCAATTTTGACGAAACCATCTTCAAGACCAATCTGGAAGCCACCCAGGCCATTGCCCGCCAGCTACGGCTGCGTAATCTGGGCGGCATCATCATTGTCGATTTCATCGACATGGACAATGAAGAACACCAGACTGCGGTACTGAGCGAAGTGGCCAAGGCACTGGCGCGCGACCGTACCCGCGTCACCCTCAACGGCTTCACCAGCCTGGGGCTGGTGGAAATCACCCGCAAGCGCACCCGCGAGAGCCTGGCGCATGTGTTGTGCGAACCCTGCCCCACCTGCCAGGGCCGTGGCGAAATCAAGACCGCCCAGACCGTGTGTTACGAGGTGCAGCGCGAAATCGTGCGCGAGGCGCGCCAGTTCGATGCCAAGGGCTATCGCATCCTGGCGGCACAGCCGGTGATCGACATGTTCCTCGACGAGGAATCGCAAAGCCTGGCCATGCTGGTGGACTTCATCGGCAAGCCGATTTCGCTGTCGGTGGAATCCACCTATACCCAGGAACAGTTTGACGTGGTCCTGTTGTAA
- the cysE gene encoding serine O-acetyltransferase, whose amino-acid sequence MKQDSGDALWLAILQEAEQAARDEPMLASFLHMTVLRHSTLEDVLAFHLSSKLASPVMDARALMELFREALASDPAISASARADIRACFERDPACDSYSTPLLYFKGFHALQSQRITHWLWQQQRKTLALFLQNRISEVTGADIHPAARIGQGVMLDHGTGLVVGETAVIGNNVSILHGVTLGGSGKDRGDRHPKIGDGVMLGAGAAVLGNIRVGDCAKVGAGSVVLEDVPPHATVAGVPARVVAQTVEGAMPALDMDQRV is encoded by the coding sequence ATGAAGCAAGATTCCGGCGACGCCCTGTGGCTCGCCATTCTGCAGGAAGCCGAGCAGGCCGCGCGTGACGAACCGATGCTGGCCAGCTTCCTGCACATGACGGTTTTGCGGCACAGCACGCTGGAAGACGTGCTGGCCTTTCACTTGTCCAGCAAGCTGGCCAGCCCGGTGATGGACGCGCGCGCACTGATGGAACTGTTCCGCGAGGCGCTGGCATCCGACCCGGCCATCAGTGCCTCGGCACGGGCCGACATCCGCGCCTGTTTCGAGCGCGACCCGGCCTGTGACAGCTATTCCACGCCCTTGCTGTACTTCAAGGGCTTCCATGCGCTGCAAAGCCAGCGCATCACCCACTGGCTGTGGCAACAGCAGCGCAAGACCCTGGCGCTGTTCTTGCAGAACCGCATTTCGGAAGTCACCGGTGCCGACATTCATCCGGCAGCGCGTATCGGCCAGGGGGTGATGCTGGACCACGGCACCGGACTGGTCGTCGGTGAAACCGCGGTCATCGGCAATAATGTTTCCATCCTGCACGGCGTGACGCTGGGCGGCTCCGGCAAGGACCGGGGCGATCGTCACCCCAAGATCGGCGATGGCGTGATGCTGGGTGCCGGTGCCGCCGTGCTGGGCAATATCCGCGTGGGCGACTGTGCCAAGGTGGGTGCCGGCAGCGTGGTGCTGGAAGACGTGCCGCCGCATGCCACGGTGGCGGGCGTGCCGGCCCGCGTGGTGGCGCAAACGGTGGAAGGTGCCATGCCGGCCCTCGACATGGACCAGCGCGTGTGA
- a CDS encoding DUF3658 domain-containing protein, which translates to MTQPTVHLLTGPSAAQALRTLLPGDEVLEVVEDFAHGPLADADAIDPQARVAWWNRIWWSMRWLPDIDEAFLKDYWHCRKQLFRVFVQRQPLCLWLGNGAHDRLLLAMVCAHAHASQPLSLVEASGKVAIQHNGHIAMGMCGQQEIQQLIGSSRPVEPAERQRLAAEWEHWQQAAAGWRELHHGQLQQQPADCFDAALLEALRRDGAQAAVRLVGGIMGQHRSALVPDSYLFWRLAMLAEAGAVVLTPQPAGPPWVALP; encoded by the coding sequence GTGACCCAGCCCACCGTGCACCTGCTGACCGGCCCTTCAGCCGCCCAGGCCTTGCGCACCCTGCTGCCGGGCGATGAGGTGCTGGAGGTGGTGGAAGACTTCGCCCATGGCCCGCTGGCCGATGCCGATGCCATCGACCCGCAGGCGCGGGTGGCGTGGTGGAACCGCATCTGGTGGTCCATGCGCTGGCTGCCGGACATCGACGAAGCCTTTCTCAAGGACTACTGGCACTGTCGCAAGCAGTTGTTCCGCGTGTTTGTCCAGCGCCAGCCGCTTTGCCTGTGGCTGGGCAATGGCGCGCATGACCGCTTGCTGCTGGCCATGGTGTGCGCCCACGCCCACGCCAGTCAGCCGCTGTCGTTGGTAGAGGCCAGTGGCAAGGTGGCAATCCAGCACAATGGCCATATCGCCATGGGCATGTGCGGCCAGCAGGAAATACAGCAGTTGATCGGCAGTTCCCGGCCAGTCGAGCCGGCAGAGCGCCAGCGCCTTGCCGCCGAATGGGAGCACTGGCAGCAGGCCGCCGCCGGCTGGCGCGAACTGCACCACGGCCAGCTACAGCAGCAGCCGGCCGATTGTTTCGACGCCGCCTTGCTGGAGGCCTTGCGCCGTGATGGCGCACAGGCAGCGGTGCGTCTGGTGGGCGGCATCATGGGGCAGCACCGCAGCGCCTTGGTGCCGGACAGCTACCTGTTCTGGCGGCTGGCCATGCTGGCCGAAGCGGGTGCGGTGGTGCTGACCCCGCAACCAGCCGGCCCGCCATGGGTGGCCTTGCCCTGA